Proteins encoded together in one Rhizobacter sp. J219 window:
- a CDS encoding lysine decarboxylase: MCATASTRLGQLLDHTGPIAASERNAARIFNADHCFFVTNGTSTSNKMVWHHAVAPGDVVVVDRNCHKSILHAIIMTGAVPVFLRPTRNHYGIIGPIPEAEFSKEAIQQKIAANPLLAGVDPKKVKPRILTLTQSTYDGVLYNTETIKHSLDGYIDTLHFDEAWLPHAAFHPFYSYYHAMGRYRQRPKDQLVFATQSTHKLLAGISQASQVLVQDSQTRKLNRHLFNEAYLMHSSTSPQYAIIASCDVAAAMMEAPGGHALVEESIQESLDFRRAMRKVDKEYGKDWWFKVWGPDKLATSGVGTSSDWMLKAGEKWHGFGDLAEGFNMLDPIKCTIITPGLDMSGKFAKTGIPASIVTKFLAEHGVVVEKTGLYSFFIMFTIGITKGRWNTLLTALQQFKDDYDKNAPLWRVLPEFVAQHPRYERMGLKDLSQAIHEAYAKSDIARLVTEMYLSDLQPAMKPSDAFARIAHRQTERVAIDDLEGRITASLVTPYPPGIPLLIPGERFNSKIVDYLRFTRSFNAQFPGFDTDVHGLVEEDGDSGTHSYYVDCVRDE, translated from the coding sequence ATGTGTGCAACAGCGTCGACGAGACTCGGCCAGCTGCTCGACCACACGGGGCCGATCGCGGCCTCCGAGCGCAATGCGGCGCGCATCTTCAACGCCGACCACTGCTTCTTCGTGACCAACGGCACCAGCACCAGCAACAAGATGGTGTGGCACCACGCGGTGGCACCGGGTGACGTGGTGGTGGTCGACCGCAACTGCCACAAGTCCATCCTGCACGCGATCATCATGACGGGCGCGGTGCCGGTGTTCCTGCGGCCCACGCGCAACCACTACGGGATCATCGGCCCGATCCCCGAGGCCGAGTTCTCGAAGGAAGCCATCCAGCAGAAGATCGCCGCCAACCCGTTGCTTGCGGGGGTGGACCCGAAGAAGGTCAAGCCGCGCATCCTCACGCTCACGCAAAGCACCTACGACGGCGTGCTCTACAACACCGAGACCATCAAGCATTCGCTCGACGGCTACATCGACACGCTGCACTTCGACGAGGCCTGGCTGCCGCACGCGGCCTTCCACCCGTTCTACAGCTACTACCACGCGATGGGCCGTTACCGCCAGCGGCCCAAGGACCAGCTCGTCTTCGCCACCCAGTCGACGCACAAGCTGCTCGCCGGAATCAGCCAGGCCTCGCAGGTGCTCGTGCAGGACTCGCAGACGCGCAAGCTCAACCGGCACCTCTTCAACGAGGCGTACCTGATGCACAGCTCCACGAGCCCGCAGTACGCGATCATCGCCAGCTGCGACGTGGCCGCGGCGATGATGGAAGCGCCGGGTGGCCACGCGCTGGTGGAAGAGAGCATCCAGGAGTCGCTCGATTTCCGCCGCGCGATGCGCAAGGTCGACAAGGAGTACGGCAAGGACTGGTGGTTCAAGGTCTGGGGGCCGGACAAGCTCGCCACATCGGGCGTCGGCACCAGCTCCGACTGGATGCTCAAGGCCGGTGAGAAGTGGCATGGCTTCGGCGATCTGGCCGAAGGCTTCAACATGCTCGACCCGATCAAGTGCACCATCATCACGCCCGGGCTCGACATGTCGGGCAAGTTCGCCAAGACCGGCATCCCGGCGAGCATCGTCACCAAGTTCCTGGCCGAGCATGGCGTGGTGGTCGAGAAGACGGGCCTGTACTCGTTCTTCATCATGTTCACGATCGGCATCACCAAGGGCCGCTGGAACACGCTGCTGACCGCCTTGCAGCAGTTCAAGGACGACTACGACAAGAACGCGCCGCTGTGGCGCGTGTTGCCAGAGTTCGTGGCGCAGCACCCGCGCTACGAGCGCATGGGCCTGAAGGACCTGAGCCAGGCCATCCACGAGGCCTACGCGAAGAGCGACATCGCCCGCCTCGTGACCGAGATGTACCTGTCGGACCTGCAACCGGCCATGAAGCCGAGCGACGCTTTTGCCCGCATCGCGCACCGCCAGACCGAGCGTGTGGCGATCGACGACCTGGAAGGGCGCATCACGGCGTCGCTGGTCACGCCGTATCCGCCAGGCATTCCACTCCTGATCCCGGGCGAACGCTTCAACTCGAAGATCGTCGACTACCTGCGCTTCACCCGGTCCTTCAACGCCCAGTTCCCGGGCTTCGACACTGACGTGCACGGCCTCGTGGAAGAAGACGGTGATTCCGGGACCCATAGCTACTACGTGGATTGCGTGCGAGATGAGTGA
- the nusA gene encoding transcription termination factor NusA yields the protein MNRELLMLVDAISREKSVDREVVFNAVEAALASASKKLHGGEVDIRVTIDRESGDYETFRRWHVVPNEAGLQLPDSEILLFEAQEQIPDIEVDDYIEEPVESVTIGRIGAQAAKQVILQKIRDAEREQLLNDFLARGEKIFVGTVKRLDKGDIIVESGRVEGRLKRSEMIPKENLRSGDRVRAFITGVDPTLRGPQIMLSRSAPGFMIELFGQEVPEIEQGLLEIKSCARDPGSRAKIAVVSHDKRVDPIGTCVGVRGSRVNAVTNELAGERVDIVLWSEDPAQFVIGALAPANVQSIVVDEERHAMDVVVDEENLAIAIGRGGQNVRLASEMTGWRINIMTAEESQAKQNEESDSVRKLFVEKLDVDAEVADILIAEGFSSLEEVAYVPMQEMLEIEGFDEDTVNELRTRAKDALLTMEIVREEKVDDVSQNLKDLDGLTPQLIAKLADGGVHTRDDLADLAVDELTDLTGVGEDQAKALIMKAREHWFTT from the coding sequence ATGAATCGTGAACTGCTGATGCTGGTGGACGCCATCTCGCGCGAAAAGAGCGTGGATCGCGAAGTCGTGTTCAACGCCGTCGAGGCGGCCCTGGCTTCGGCCAGCAAGAAGTTGCATGGCGGCGAGGTCGACATCCGCGTCACCATCGATCGCGAGAGCGGCGACTACGAGACCTTCCGCCGTTGGCACGTGGTGCCCAACGAGGCTGGCCTGCAACTGCCCGACTCTGAAATCCTGCTGTTCGAAGCGCAGGAGCAGATCCCCGACATCGAGGTCGACGACTACATCGAAGAGCCGGTTGAGTCGGTGACCATCGGCCGCATCGGTGCGCAGGCCGCCAAGCAGGTCATCCTGCAGAAGATCCGCGACGCCGAGCGGGAGCAGCTGCTGAACGATTTCCTCGCCCGCGGCGAGAAGATCTTCGTTGGCACCGTCAAGCGCCTCGACAAGGGCGACATCATCGTCGAGTCGGGTCGCGTCGAAGGGCGCCTCAAGCGCAGCGAGATGATCCCCAAGGAAAATCTCCGCTCGGGTGACCGTGTGCGTGCCTTCATCACCGGTGTCGACCCCACCCTGCGCGGCCCGCAGATCATGCTGTCGCGCAGTGCCCCCGGCTTCATGATCGAACTCTTCGGCCAGGAAGTCCCCGAGATCGAACAAGGCCTGCTCGAGATCAAGAGCTGCGCCCGCGACCCCGGCTCGCGCGCCAAGATCGCCGTGGTCTCGCACGACAAGCGGGTCGACCCCATCGGCACCTGCGTCGGTGTGCGTGGCTCGCGCGTGAACGCCGTGACCAACGAGCTTGCCGGCGAGCGTGTCGACATCGTGCTGTGGTCTGAGGACCCGGCCCAGTTCGTGATCGGCGCGCTGGCCCCGGCCAACGTGCAGTCGATCGTGGTCGATGAAGAGCGCCACGCGATGGACGTGGTGGTCGACGAGGAAAACCTCGCCATCGCCATCGGCCGCGGGGGCCAGAACGTGCGCCTCGCCTCCGAGATGACCGGGTGGCGCATCAACATCATGACGGCCGAAGAGTCGCAGGCCAAGCAGAACGAAGAGTCCGACAGCGTTCGCAAGCTCTTCGTCGAGAAGCTCGACGTCGACGCCGAAGTGGCCGACATCCTCATCGCCGAAGGTTTCAGCAGCCTGGAAGAAGTGGCCTACGTGCCCATGCAGGAAATGCTCGAGATCGAAGGCTTCGACGAAGACACCGTCAACGAGCTGCGCACCCGTGCCAAGGACGCGTTGCTCACGATGGAAATCGTGCGCGAAGAGAAGGTCGACGACGTCTCGCAGAACCTGAAAGACCTCGACGGCCTCACGCCGCAGCTCATCGCCAAGCTCGCCGATGGGGGTGTGCACACCCGCGACGACCTGGCCGATCTGGCCGTCGACGAATTGACCGACCTGACCGGAGTGGGCGAAGACCAGGCCAAGGCGCTGATCATGAAGGCGCGTGAACACTGGTTCACCACCTGA
- the rimP gene encoding ribosome maturation factor RimP yields MNWQAVVESTVTGLGYETVDCERSAKGLLRVYIDRLANDPAGEFIVVEDCEKVTRQLQHVLEVEGCSYERLEVSSPGLDRPLKKQADYERFAGQEIDLTLKVAFQGRKHYKGTLEALPEGWRLVFLDGKTETALDFSLQEVKEARLVPQLDFKGRRFLPAAQSDEGHPATADEVDGDRKQ; encoded by the coding sequence TTGAACTGGCAAGCCGTTGTTGAAAGTACCGTGACCGGCCTGGGTTACGAAACCGTGGACTGCGAACGCAGCGCCAAGGGGCTGCTGCGTGTCTACATCGACCGCTTGGCCAACGACCCGGCTGGCGAGTTCATCGTCGTCGAAGATTGCGAGAAGGTCACCCGCCAGCTCCAGCACGTGCTGGAAGTCGAGGGTTGCTCCTACGAGCGATTGGAAGTGTCGTCGCCAGGGCTGGACAGGCCGCTGAAGAAGCAGGCGGACTACGAGCGTTTTGCCGGCCAGGAAATCGATCTGACCCTCAAGGTCGCGTTCCAGGGCCGCAAGCACTACAAGGGCACGCTCGAGGCGCTGCCCGAGGGCTGGCGCCTGGTCTTCCTCGATGGCAAGACCGAGACCGCCCTGGATTTTTCGCTCCAAGAAGTAAAGGAGGCCCGCCTGGTCCCCCAACTGGACTTCAAAGGCCGGCGTTTCCTGCCTGCCGCGCAGTCCGATGAGGGCCACCCGGCGACGGCTGATGAAGTAGACGGAGATCGCAAGCAATGA
- the fabI gene encoding enoyl-ACP reductase FabI yields MGFLAGKRFLITGVLNNRSIAYGIARACHREGAELAFSYVGERFKERVTEYAAEFGSKLVFDCDVGNDEQIASTFAQLGEAWPQYDGFVHSIGFAPREAIAGNFLDGLTRENYRIAHDISAYSFPAMAKAALPNLRPGAALLTLTYLGAVRYVPNYNTMGLAKASLESSVRYLAQALGDKGVRVNGISAGPIKTLAASGIKDFGKLQAEFAATAPIRRNVTIDDVGNAAAFLLSDLAAGISAEITYVDGGFSQVMGGDSSGG; encoded by the coding sequence ATGGGATTCCTGGCCGGCAAACGTTTCTTGATCACCGGTGTGCTCAACAACCGCTCGATCGCCTATGGGATTGCCCGCGCCTGCCACCGCGAAGGCGCGGAGCTCGCATTCAGCTACGTCGGTGAACGCTTCAAGGAGCGCGTGACCGAGTACGCCGCCGAATTCGGCTCCAAGCTCGTCTTCGATTGCGACGTCGGCAACGACGAGCAGATCGCCTCGACCTTCGCCCAGCTGGGCGAAGCGTGGCCACAGTACGACGGCTTCGTGCACTCGATCGGCTTCGCCCCGCGCGAGGCGATCGCCGGCAACTTCCTCGATGGCCTGACCCGCGAGAACTACCGGATCGCCCACGACATTTCGGCCTACAGCTTCCCGGCAATGGCCAAGGCCGCCCTGCCGAACCTGCGCCCCGGAGCCGCTCTGCTGACGCTCACCTACCTGGGCGCCGTGCGCTACGTGCCCAACTACAACACCATGGGCCTGGCGAAGGCTTCGCTGGAATCCAGCGTGCGCTACCTGGCCCAGGCCCTCGGCGACAAGGGCGTGCGGGTGAACGGCATCTCGGCAGGCCCGATCAAGACGCTTGCCGCCTCGGGCATCAAGGATTTCGGCAAGCTGCAGGCCGAGTTCGCCGCCACCGCGCCGATCCGCCGCAACGTGACGATTGACGACGTGGGCAACGCCGCGGCCTTCCTGCTGTCGGACCTCGCCGCCGGCATCAGCGCGGAGATCACCTATGTGGACGGCGGCTTCAGCCAGGTGATGGGCGGCGATTCTTCGGGCGGCTGA